The following are from one region of the Paenalkalicoccus suaedae genome:
- a CDS encoding extracellular solute-binding protein — MKKLSGVVLASAAVLLSLSACSEEGSGQTESDELVLYSPNSEELISTIVPLFEEETGIRVEVISAGTGELMRRIETEQNSPYGDVIFGGTESVHLENLDLFHEYVSENDANLIEEYQNDTGKVTSYVLDGNVLLVNENLIGDIQIEGYADLLNPELRGKIAHTDAASSSSAFNHVTNMLLAIGGDYESEEGWAFVEEFVDNLDGRISSGSGAVHRSVADGEYTVGLTWEDPAVGYIRGEVAPVRVVHPVEGTVYAASASSIIEGAPNLANAERFIDFLLSEEVQNTIGENLNNRPLHKDAVVADHLTPMEDINLLFEDLDYVTENKDAIVERYIQFITN, encoded by the coding sequence ATGAAAAAGCTTTCAGGAGTTGTTTTAGCAAGTGCGGCGGTATTACTCAGTTTGTCAGCGTGTAGTGAAGAAGGGTCGGGACAGACGGAATCAGACGAGCTAGTACTATATTCACCTAACAGTGAAGAGCTCATTTCTACTATCGTACCACTTTTTGAAGAGGAAACAGGGATTCGTGTTGAAGTAATCAGTGCTGGGACAGGCGAACTGATGAGACGTATTGAGACGGAGCAAAACTCTCCATACGGCGATGTGATTTTTGGAGGGACAGAATCAGTTCACTTAGAGAATTTGGATCTCTTTCATGAATATGTCTCTGAGAACGACGCGAACTTAATTGAAGAATATCAAAACGACACAGGTAAGGTGACATCGTACGTATTAGATGGGAACGTCCTGTTAGTTAATGAAAATCTAATTGGTGATATCCAAATCGAAGGGTATGCCGACTTACTAAACCCAGAGCTCAGAGGAAAGATTGCCCATACGGATGCAGCAAGCTCAAGTTCTGCTTTTAATCATGTGACAAACATGCTTTTAGCAATTGGTGGCGACTATGAGAGTGAAGAGGGATGGGCATTTGTAGAAGAATTTGTGGATAACTTAGATGGGCGCATCTCAAGTGGATCTGGAGCGGTACATCGCAGCGTAGCTGATGGAGAATATACTGTGGGCTTGACGTGGGAGGATCCGGCTGTTGGATACATTCGTGGAGAGGTGGCACCAGTGAGAGTCGTTCACCCTGTTGAAGGAACGGTTTATGCAGCATCAGCTTCTTCTATCATTGAGGGTGCACCTAATTTAGCAAATGCAGAGAGATTTATTGATTTCCTTCTCTCTGAGGAAGTTCAAAATACGATCGGTGAAAATTTGAATAACAGACCGCTTCATAAAGATGCTGTTGTAGCAGATCACTTAACACCAATGGAAGATATCAACCTTCTTTTTGAGGATCTAGACTATGTAACTGAAAATAAAGACGCAATTGTAGAACGTTATATTCAATTCATCACGAACTAA
- a CDS encoding histidinol-phosphatase yields MTKVDLHTHHYRCGHASGDIHDYIEAAISQGFVQIGITDHNPFFHKEEDDGFPGMVMKKSEFSAYIGAMKQAQAKYADKIEVLLGVEGDYFEGHTDVYKSAFKEAGLDYYIGAVHYVNGKHIFDKTRWSDPSVDVEKELLDYYTLTYQMVAEDFGDIVAHMDALKAFAPAISSKLVDEKLDQIIQLIGETKKTVEINTSGLRKCKELFPSKAVIKKLAESGASFTFGSDSHDPKEVGYEYDYVAGVLKGVGVTEWAVFRQGKREFVEI; encoded by the coding sequence ATGACAAAAGTTGATTTACATACTCACCATTATAGATGTGGGCATGCATCAGGAGATATACACGATTATATCGAAGCTGCTATTTCACAAGGCTTTGTACAAATTGGTATTACAGACCATAACCCCTTTTTTCACAAAGAAGAAGATGATGGCTTCCCGGGGATGGTGATGAAAAAGTCAGAGTTCTCCGCTTATATAGGTGCTATGAAGCAAGCCCAGGCTAAGTATGCGGATAAAATTGAGGTATTGCTAGGTGTCGAAGGAGATTATTTTGAAGGTCACACGGATGTGTATAAAAGTGCGTTTAAAGAGGCTGGATTAGACTACTACATCGGTGCCGTACACTACGTTAACGGAAAGCATATTTTTGATAAGACGCGTTGGAGCGATCCCTCAGTGGATGTTGAAAAAGAGCTACTAGATTATTACACGCTCACCTATCAAATGGTGGCAGAAGACTTCGGGGATATCGTCGCCCACATGGATGCCTTAAAGGCATTTGCACCTGCAATCTCTAGCAAACTTGTAGATGAAAAGTTAGATCAAATCATTCAATTAATCGGAGAAACGAAGAAAACGGTAGAGATCAACACGTCAGGATTAAGAAAATGCAAGGAGCTTTTTCCAAGCAAAGCGGTCATAAAGAAACTAGCAGAAAGTGGCGCAAGCTTCACATTCGGATCAGACAGCCACGATCCAAAGGAAGTCGGCTACGAATATGACTATGTAGCGGGAGTATTAAAGGGCGTCGGAGTAACAGAATGGGCTGTGTTTAGGCAAGGAAAGAGAGAATTTGTGGAGATTTAG
- a CDS encoding response regulator transcription factor, with amino-acid sequence MPNMTGIELLETCKYRTNQLSIILSSYDEFDYAKQAMKLGAFDYLLKPLNHEELSATLKKAVTHLDESGSVGKKSEKAEWFFANDAKPSSISNSIKRVLDFIDENFAEKLTVQELADHIDKSPTYLHGKFKKEMNQTLSQYINKVRIQKSIEQMRNGEDHIYSIAQSVGYSDYKYFTTVFKKYTNHSPTSFIKSLQL; translated from the coding sequence ATGCCAAATATGACTGGTATTGAGCTCCTAGAAACGTGTAAGTATAGGACGAATCAACTCTCGATTATCTTAAGTAGTTATGATGAGTTTGACTATGCGAAGCAAGCGATGAAGCTTGGAGCATTTGATTATTTGTTAAAGCCTTTAAACCATGAGGAGCTCTCAGCTACTTTAAAAAAGGCAGTCACTCATTTGGATGAAAGTGGATCAGTAGGGAAGAAGAGCGAGAAAGCGGAGTGGTTTTTTGCAAATGACGCAAAACCTTCCTCTATTTCTAATTCAATTAAGCGAGTGTTAGATTTTATTGATGAGAATTTTGCGGAAAAACTGACGGTTCAAGAACTAGCTGACCATATCGATAAAAGCCCGACCTATCTTCATGGAAAGTTTAAAAAAGAGATGAACCAAACGCTAAGTCAATATATCAACAAAGTCCGTATTCAAAAAAGTATCGAGCAAATGCGAAACGGTGAAGATCACATTTACTCTATCGCACAAAGCGTCGGTTACAGTGATTACAAGTACTTTACGACGGTGTTTAAAAAGTATACGAACCACAGTCCCACGAGCTTTATTAAGTCGTTGCAACTGTAA
- a CDS encoding sensor histidine kinase, with translation MPQTTSLKEKVRKAFMRYTLIPLLIVAVAVSAFFYFNSSQILIRQTEEAGQALAADLSEMHESYAQFIEETAQSAIVIDYLDFMQGESSLFQAFYEFNTQQIIQSDFFLFDKNESLVLSNAIDVDQLAPDLADYFLTSKRLLDRQESPVINRVNQIPYHNGRLSSYLYGAQIVDENEEKGYVFYLLHEEDFLTLLFQHPVNLSVITDPYDTIIATSNNSVRDFLNKYRPDVEEGMNVQIRDNDFVQAKEQIPGSALSVYTLNPVQQYSSTLAIITGFFLVLSLFIFIVLRVLSSKLSDKLTESINNMTESINQFKIGSNDYYLKSSDEEEMNVLAGQFNDMLDEIKQLIREKEELSKRQRESEIKHLELQFNPHFVFNVLESIRYSILIEPKNAEKSILALSKLLRYSVQKSDQEVLLVDELNQLQHYIDLHQLRFEDSLHYVVEVDPMLQLHQHVILLPRLLIQPLVENAIKHADPKGEALQIHVQMRLKQNQLLCTVIDNGKTCTFEKVDLLTKELQDENSSEIGLGLYNVHRRIQLLFPDNKGLDVAVNNGGLRVSFEMPLILTHERSVG, from the coding sequence ATGCCACAGACTACTAGTTTAAAGGAAAAAGTCCGTAAGGCGTTTATGCGCTACACGCTGATTCCATTGCTCATAGTAGCTGTGGCAGTGTCTGCCTTTTTTTACTTCAATTCCTCTCAAATCCTGATCAGGCAAACAGAAGAGGCTGGGCAAGCGTTAGCTGCAGATTTAAGTGAGATGCATGAGTCTTACGCACAGTTTATCGAAGAGACAGCACAAAGTGCCATTGTAATTGATTACCTTGATTTTATGCAGGGAGAGTCTTCACTCTTTCAAGCTTTCTATGAGTTTAATACGCAACAAATCATTCAAAGTGACTTTTTCTTATTCGATAAAAATGAGTCACTTGTTCTATCCAATGCGATTGATGTGGATCAGCTAGCACCAGATCTCGCTGATTACTTTTTGACATCTAAGCGATTACTTGACCGACAGGAGTCGCCTGTTATTAATCGCGTTAATCAAATTCCTTATCATAATGGCAGACTTAGCTCGTACTTGTATGGAGCACAAATCGTTGACGAGAATGAAGAGAAGGGATATGTTTTTTACTTACTGCACGAAGAAGATTTTCTTACATTACTTTTTCAACACCCGGTCAATTTATCAGTGATTACGGATCCATACGATACGATTATTGCAACAAGCAACAATTCGGTCCGAGACTTTTTAAATAAGTATCGGCCAGATGTTGAAGAGGGAATGAACGTGCAAATAAGAGATAATGATTTTGTTCAAGCAAAAGAGCAGATACCTGGATCAGCATTATCCGTTTACACGCTTAATCCTGTACAACAATATTCTAGTACACTTGCGATTATTACAGGCTTCTTTTTAGTTTTATCTTTGTTCATTTTTATCGTGCTACGAGTGTTGTCTTCTAAGCTATCAGACAAGCTTACAGAGAGTATTAACAATATGACGGAATCTATCAATCAGTTCAAAATCGGTAGTAATGATTACTACTTGAAATCCTCTGACGAAGAGGAAATGAATGTCTTAGCCGGACAATTCAATGACATGTTAGATGAAATTAAGCAGTTAATTAGAGAGAAGGAGGAGCTCTCTAAACGTCAGCGCGAATCAGAAATTAAGCATTTAGAGTTGCAGTTTAATCCCCACTTTGTATTTAACGTGTTAGAATCGATTCGCTATTCGATTTTAATTGAGCCTAAAAATGCGGAAAAAAGCATCCTAGCCCTCTCAAAGCTACTTCGTTATAGTGTGCAGAAGAGCGATCAAGAGGTTCTTTTGGTAGATGAACTGAACCAGCTACAGCATTACATTGACTTGCATCAACTGAGGTTTGAAGATTCCCTTCATTATGTAGTTGAAGTCGATCCTATGCTCCAACTACATCAGCATGTTATTCTTCTGCCTCGTCTTCTTATTCAACCACTAGTTGAAAACGCAATAAAGCACGCAGATCCTAAAGGTGAAGCACTTCAAATACATGTACAAATGCGATTAAAACAAAATCAGCTTTTATGCACGGTAATAGATAACGGTAAAACATGTACTTTTGAGAAAGTCGATTTGTTAACTAAAGAATTACAGGATGAAAACAGTTCGGAGATTGGGTTAGGTCTTTACAATGTGCATAGGCGCATTCAACTACTTTTCCCAGATAATAAAGGCTTGGATGTAGCAGTAAATAACGGAGGGCTTCGCGTTTCATTCGAGATGCCGCTGATTCTTACGCACGAGAGGAGTGTAGGATAA
- a CDS encoding ABC transporter ATP-binding protein gives MSIAIDFNHVVKKYGDQAVIPGLSIKVKEGEFFTLLGPSGCGKTTLLRMVAGFNSIEGGEIKFDEKVMNDVKPSKRNIGMVFQNYAIFPHLSVKKNIAFGLENRKTPKAEIERRVDEILRIVQIEKFKDRLPENLSGGQQQRVALARAIVINPDVLLMDEPLSNLDAKLRIELRNAIRKIQKEVGITTVYVTHDQEEAMAVSDRIAVMKDGYIQHAGTPQNIYHRPANLFVSSFIGRSNILNATLFATNDKTEIVIHDKHRVVLTNIRQELIKSTKTNVQVCVRPEEFLFTSDTNGLKGKVQRSSFLGLNTNYFIELESGETVEVIQESDIDTLIPEGSVVYLKLNQAKVNVFNEDGSVNLTEGVKNDAAGEVQSEVNNVAI, from the coding sequence ATGAGCATTGCGATCGATTTTAACCATGTAGTAAAAAAATACGGAGACCAGGCTGTCATTCCTGGTCTCTCGATCAAGGTGAAAGAAGGGGAGTTTTTTACCCTTCTCGGACCCTCTGGATGCGGAAAAACGACCTTGCTTCGAATGGTCGCAGGTTTTAATAGTATCGAAGGTGGAGAAATAAAGTTTGATGAAAAGGTGATGAACGACGTAAAGCCAAGTAAACGTAACATCGGTATGGTGTTTCAAAACTACGCTATTTTCCCCCATTTAAGTGTGAAGAAAAACATTGCATTTGGACTTGAGAATCGCAAGACGCCAAAAGCAGAAATAGAGCGACGAGTCGATGAGATTTTAAGAATCGTGCAAATTGAGAAATTTAAAGATCGATTGCCTGAGAATTTATCAGGTGGACAGCAACAGCGTGTGGCCTTGGCAAGGGCTATTGTTATTAATCCAGATGTTTTACTCATGGATGAACCACTCTCTAATCTAGATGCCAAGCTACGGATAGAATTGCGAAATGCGATTCGTAAAATCCAGAAAGAAGTAGGAATTACAACCGTTTACGTGACGCATGATCAAGAAGAAGCAATGGCTGTGTCCGATAGGATTGCTGTTATGAAGGATGGATACATTCAACACGCTGGTACGCCACAAAATATTTATCATCGTCCTGCAAACTTATTTGTTTCAAGCTTTATTGGACGTAGTAATATTCTTAACGCAACACTGTTTGCAACAAACGATAAAACTGAAATCGTCATACACGATAAACACCGCGTTGTATTAACAAATATTCGTCAAGAACTCATAAAAAGTACAAAAACAAATGTACAGGTTTGTGTTCGCCCAGAGGAATTCCTTTTTACGAGCGATACGAATGGCTTAAAAGGGAAAGTACAACGTAGCTCGTTCTTAGGTCTTAACACGAATTACTTTATCGAACTTGAGAGCGGAGAGACTGTGGAGGTGATTCAAGAGTCTGACATTGATACATTGATTCCTGAAGGTTCCGTCGTCTATTTAAAGCTAAATCAAGCCAAAGTGAACGTTTTTAATGAAGATGGATCTGTCAATTTGACTGAGGGTGTGAAAAATGACGCAGCAGGTGAGGTGCAGAGTGAGGTGAATAATGTTGCAATCTAA
- a CDS encoding MarR family winged helix-turn-helix transcriptional regulator, with protein MSIYSFTDEGALLEEEREAVNRLSELPVESLDGDAIAMVTSIYKVAQGLRNKMEREVLAEHGLSWTAFSMLYDLWIWESVETKRLAELTGVSKATVSNITKTLERKRLLVRETDARDRRITHLLLTDAGKDLMRELYPRFHQGEKEIASGLTGDEQRLVASLMRRVIVNME; from the coding sequence GTGTCTATTTATTCGTTCACGGATGAAGGTGCGTTGCTTGAGGAAGAGCGCGAGGCTGTTAATAGGCTTTCGGAGCTACCGGTGGAGTCACTGGATGGCGATGCCATCGCCATGGTGACGTCGATATATAAGGTGGCGCAGGGGTTGCGCAACAAGATGGAGCGCGAGGTGCTCGCAGAGCATGGGCTGTCGTGGACAGCGTTTTCGATGCTGTACGATCTTTGGATTTGGGAGTCCGTCGAAACGAAGAGACTGGCGGAGCTTACCGGGGTGTCGAAGGCGACTGTGAGTAACATCACGAAAACGCTTGAGCGCAAACGGCTACTTGTTAGAGAGACGGACGCGCGAGATCGCAGAATCACGCACCTGCTTTTAACGGATGCTGGCAAGGACTTGATGAGGGAGCTGTATCCGCGGTTTCATCAAGGAGAAAAAGAGATTGCGTCCGGCCTCACCGGAGATGAGCAGAGGCTTGTTGCGTCGCTGATGCGTCGTGTGATTGTGAATATGGAATAA
- a CDS encoding ABC transporter permease, with amino-acid sequence MLQSKSNRDIWSTMTIVIFSVYALFLLYPLFSLLITSVQDPGSGSFSLRYFSDFFSSAYYMEALWNSFKVTIAVTAISALVAVPLAYIMTTVKIKGAILVTTLIIISSVSPPFIGAYSWILLLGRNGVITNFFQNTLGIPVPDIYGFTGISLVLVLQLFPLVYIYTLGALRSVDNSLIEAAESMQCTGLQKMYKIIVPLIIPTLLAGSLLVFMRALSDFGTPMLIGEGYRTIPVLIFNEFISEVGGDAGFAAAISVIVVIIASLVFLLQKYISKKKSFTMSALKPIEAKNSTGVANIVAHTFVYGVTAIALLPRIYVIYTSFLETSGTVFVQRFSLDSYFMSFDRLGSSIQITFMLAIAAMVIIVIMSVFIAYLTVRRPNKINDTLDTVSMFPFIVPGSILGIALLASFNSGPILLGGTAFIMIISFAIRRLPYTIRSSAAILNQISKSVEEASISLGASNLKTFVKITLPMMASGIIAGSILSWINIFSELSTSIILYTGATRTMSIAIYTEVLRGSYGTAAALSTILTIVTVLSLLVFFKVTGKREVAI; translated from the coding sequence ATGTTGCAATCTAAATCAAATCGAGATATTTGGTCGACGATGACCATCGTTATTTTTAGCGTATATGCATTGTTTCTCTTGTATCCGTTATTCTCCTTATTAATTACGAGTGTGCAAGACCCGGGATCAGGTAGCTTTTCGCTACGTTACTTCTCCGATTTCTTCTCTAGCGCATATTATATGGAGGCACTTTGGAACAGCTTTAAGGTGACAATTGCAGTTACAGCTATATCAGCCTTAGTGGCTGTCCCGCTTGCATATATTATGACGACCGTTAAAATTAAAGGCGCTATACTCGTTACGACACTCATTATCATCTCCTCTGTGTCACCACCGTTTATAGGAGCATACTCATGGATTCTTCTTTTAGGGAGAAACGGAGTCATCACAAATTTCTTTCAAAATACATTAGGTATCCCAGTTCCTGATATTTATGGATTTACTGGAATTTCCCTTGTTCTAGTTCTTCAATTATTTCCACTTGTGTACATTTACACATTAGGAGCTTTAAGAAGTGTTGATAACTCGCTCATTGAAGCTGCAGAGAGCATGCAGTGTACTGGATTGCAAAAGATGTACAAAATTATTGTCCCACTCATCATTCCGACACTCCTTGCTGGCTCCCTTCTCGTTTTCATGCGAGCACTCTCTGATTTTGGTACACCAATGCTAATTGGAGAAGGATATCGAACAATTCCTGTATTAATCTTTAATGAGTTCATTAGTGAAGTTGGTGGAGACGCAGGATTTGCAGCTGCGATTAGTGTCATTGTAGTCATCATTGCTTCCCTTGTCTTCCTTTTACAAAAGTACATTTCTAAAAAGAAGTCCTTTACGATGAGTGCGTTAAAACCAATCGAAGCAAAGAATTCAACTGGAGTAGCGAATATTGTGGCCCACACCTTTGTCTATGGTGTTACCGCTATTGCGCTTCTGCCGAGGATTTACGTGATTTATACCTCGTTTTTAGAAACAAGTGGAACGGTGTTTGTACAACGATTTTCGCTAGATAGTTACTTTATGTCATTTGATCGACTTGGTAGCAGTATTCAAATTACGTTTATGTTAGCTATTGCTGCCATGGTCATCATCGTGATTATGTCTGTATTTATCGCCTACTTGACAGTACGCCGACCGAATAAAATAAACGATACACTTGATACAGTCAGTATGTTCCCATTTATCGTCCCGGGCTCAATCTTAGGTATTGCGTTATTAGCATCGTTTAATAGTGGACCAATCTTACTTGGTGGTACGGCATTTATTATGATTATTTCCTTTGCGATTCGTAGACTGCCATATACCATACGGTCAAGTGCCGCTATTTTAAATCAAATTAGTAAATCTGTAGAGGAAGCCTCTATAAGCTTAGGTGCCTCGAACTTAAAGACATTTGTAAAAATAACGCTTCCTATGATGGCATCAGGTATTATTGCGGGTAGTATTTTAAGCTGGATCAACATCTTTAGTGAGCTTAGTACATCCATCATTCTTTACACTGGTGCGACGCGTACAATGAGTATTGCTATTTATACCGAAGTACTTCGAGGGAGCTACGGAACAGCTGCCGCACTCTCTACGATTTTAACCATCGTAACAGTTCTATCTCTTCTCGTATTCTTCAAAGTAACTGGGAAAAGAGAAGTTGCCATTTAA
- a CDS encoding type II TA system antitoxin MqsA family protein, with translation MTNKLDQHSLNEFCDTCNDFMPTTIVHSEETYKVRGKEISILASVRICTTCKTSIFDEDLDSVNLEKAYDLFRQEENYLSAKEIVAIRQSYRLSQRGFAALLGWGPATVARYESGSIPSKSHHTSLRQAKDDPTYLRDLYARNQHALGRLDQQRFESTRQKPYIDDEKDTIELLTKKYSPVAVNQEYTGYTDFNFNKLSTIILYMTSHIPKVSKTKLMKLLFYSDFKSYQKYGLSITGIAYQHFPYGPVPYHHLLMLDALTENHVVHLQPFDNFEGEFIEPNQQYDLSLLDKEEIETIQEVIDHFHSFNASTISDYSHEEDAYKQTRNGEFIPYEYGETMREFGEDGK, from the coding sequence ATGACTAATAAACTAGATCAACACTCGTTAAATGAATTCTGCGACACGTGTAATGATTTTATGCCAACAACCATTGTCCATTCAGAAGAAACATATAAAGTTCGCGGTAAAGAAATTTCTATACTAGCTTCCGTTCGCATTTGCACAACGTGTAAAACGAGCATTTTTGACGAGGATCTTGATTCTGTCAACTTAGAGAAAGCCTACGATTTGTTTCGCCAAGAAGAGAACTATCTATCTGCTAAAGAGATTGTTGCCATTAGACAGTCCTATCGTTTATCACAACGAGGTTTTGCCGCACTTCTTGGGTGGGGTCCAGCAACTGTTGCTAGATATGAAAGTGGATCGATCCCATCCAAGTCTCATCACACCAGTTTACGTCAGGCAAAGGACGATCCTACCTACCTCCGCGACTTATATGCGCGTAATCAACATGCATTAGGAAGGCTCGATCAACAGCGATTTGAGTCAACTCGCCAAAAGCCTTACATCGATGATGAAAAGGACACAATTGAACTACTGACAAAAAAATATTCCCCCGTGGCCGTCAATCAGGAATATACTGGCTACACAGATTTTAATTTTAATAAGCTCTCAACAATTATTTTATACATGACAAGCCACATTCCTAAAGTTTCTAAAACGAAGCTCATGAAACTCCTTTTTTATTCAGATTTTAAGAGCTATCAAAAATACGGGCTCTCCATCACCGGTATCGCCTATCAGCATTTCCCCTACGGCCCGGTGCCCTATCACCACTTGCTCATGCTCGATGCACTGACAGAAAATCACGTCGTACACTTACAACCATTCGACAACTTTGAAGGTGAATTTATCGAACCTAATCAACAATACGATTTATCCTTACTAGATAAGGAAGAGATCGAGACAATCCAAGAGGTCATCGATCACTTTCACTCCTTCAACGCGTCCACTATCTCGGACTATTCACATGAAGAAGATGCTTATAAACAAACCAGGAATGGAGAGTTCATCCCTTATGAATATGGGGAGACGATGAGGGAGTTTGGTGAGGACGGGAAGTAA
- a CDS encoding DUF6440 family protein — protein MIFRKKEESRFEERLVQNSGQGIIYIWVDRETGVNYLYTWTAQGCALTPLLDEKGDVVVEQVGKATD, from the coding sequence ATTATTTTCCGTAAAAAAGAAGAAAGTCGATTTGAAGAGAGGTTAGTGCAAAATTCTGGCCAAGGTATCATTTATATTTGGGTGGATCGCGAGACGGGTGTCAACTACCTTTATACGTGGACGGCTCAAGGTTGCGCGTTGACTCCTTTGTTAGATGAAAAGGGAGACGTGGTTGTTGAGCAGGTAGGTAAAGCGACAGATTGA
- a CDS encoding type II toxin-antitoxin system MqsR family toxin yields MHSSSIQEVNAFLKEMRKVIMLPRQFRMEPRTFDGLAALGLTIPQAKKEIQTLKFVHYDRGPTPDKIGDDTSIWEFGKPIDDDIVYIKLKLHPKRGCICLSFKPSTGPFTLPYRNL; encoded by the coding sequence TTGCATAGTAGTTCCATTCAAGAGGTCAATGCATTCCTTAAAGAAATGAGAAAGGTTATTATGCTGCCAAGACAGTTTAGAATGGAACCTAGAACGTTTGATGGATTGGCTGCACTTGGATTAACAATTCCTCAAGCCAAAAAAGAGATTCAAACACTTAAATTTGTCCACTATGATCGCGGTCCTACACCTGATAAGATTGGCGATGATACATCTATTTGGGAATTTGGAAAACCAATAGATGATGACATTGTCTACATCAAACTGAAACTTCACCCAAAACGAGGTTGTATTTGCTTGTCCTTTAAACCTTCAACAGGACCTTTTACACTTCCATATAGAAATTTGTAG
- a CDS encoding gamma-glutamylcyclotransferase family protein, producing the protein MGISYDILVGGYDKVGISYDILVGGYDKVSIGYDSLEGGYDKMGKSNDKLNKSFDKVFEQDGGGQLLFSYGTLRDEDVQRVLFGRVVEVREAVLDGHAAYVGEDGYYFLKKGIGVIEGAVLRLTGAELAVADRWEEVPVYARVAVDVRVAGEVVRAWVYVRPDAVGESVDLAHAQGSFSAGEKEAYVREAREMMARIRGGDGN; encoded by the coding sequence GTGGGCATCAGTTATGACATTTTGGTTGGAGGTTATGACAAAGTGGGCATCAGTTATGACATTTTGGTTGGAGGTTATGACAAAGTGAGCATCGGTTATGACAGTTTGGAAGGAGGTTATGACAAGATGGGTAAAAGTAATGACAAATTAAACAAAAGTTTTGACAAGGTGTTCGAACAAGATGGCGGTGGACAGCTGCTTTTTAGCTATGGGACGTTGCGTGATGAAGACGTTCAGCGTGTGTTGTTTGGGCGTGTTGTGGAGGTGCGCGAGGCTGTGTTGGATGGACATGCTGCCTATGTGGGGGAGGATGGCTACTATTTTCTCAAAAAAGGAATTGGGGTGATCGAGGGAGCGGTGCTGCGGCTTACGGGCGCGGAGCTTGCGGTGGCGGACCGGTGGGAGGAGGTGCCGGTTTACGCGCGAGTTGCGGTGGATGTGCGGGTCGCGGGCGAGGTCGTGCGTGCGTGGGTGTACGTGCGGCCGGACGCGGTGGGCGAATCGGTGGATTTGGCGCACGCGCAGGGCTCCTTCTCCGCGGGGGAAAAGGAGGCATATGTGCGTGAAGCGCGAGAAATGATGGCGCGGATTAGAGGGGGCGACGGGAATTAG
- a CDS encoding SE1832 family protein — MQLPEVEAQMNELKDEYMQLQNNLEKLESIGGGNTQPMEARLKEIEAELTELYKKRAELRGY, encoded by the coding sequence ATGCAACTACCAGAAGTCGAAGCTCAAATGAACGAGCTAAAGGACGAATATATGCAGCTCCAAAACAATCTCGAGAAGCTAGAATCCATCGGCGGCGGCAACACGCAACCAATGGAGGCGCGCCTCAAAGAGATCGAAGCCGAGCTGACGGAGCTATATAAAAAGCGCGCGGAGTTGCGCGGGTACTAG